The sequence below is a genomic window from Cucumis melo cultivar AY chromosome 5, USDA_Cmelo_AY_1.0, whole genome shotgun sequence.
TTTTAGAACAAAGATCAAGTTATACTCACCCGTTGGTATTGCATGAATGCAAGCTTTTAACTTAATAATTGTGTCAATTTAAACCTACAAATTTTTATAAGTGTATCAATTTTAAGCTCcttgttatattttatttggatgaATGGTAAATTTATCAATTTGACCTCTAGGCCTACATAAGCAAATCTATTTACATATAAGAATTACTGCATTAAACGATTTTCAAATATGATCCTAATAAACCTTATAAATAGTTCATTTATAACAAGTTATAAGTTTaattggaatatatatatatatatatatatatatatatatattataaatgagATTAGGGAATGATTTGCCTAAGGATGGAGAGTGAATTTTTGTTAATCTAGCATCTAGAATCATTATCCAATGCTTTTGTTCTAGTCATGTTTACGTATATAATATAATTCATTATAGATAGGCATTGAGTAGTTCTTTTTTGGTGTATTCATTTCATGGCTGATTCAACTTTTAGGTGCTAAACTTTGAGTAGCTGTTCAAGTGAAAAAATAGAGCTTTAACATATAAGCTGATGTGAACTATTGGGTAAGTGATAAGAGCATGATTAGCTCTAGATTTTCCTTTTTGGTGTCTACTATATCAGTGATGTTTGTATATGAGAATACAAAAGTAGAGTATGAATCATGCTTACATATAATTGTCACCTTTGTTTACGAGTTAGctcattttaattatttgacTAATGTGTAGATACAGAAGTTTAAGGGGTTCTTCAATTAGAGCTTTGTGTTTACCTGTACCGTTGAAAACACTTGATTATTCAATAGTGAAAAATTATATTTTCGGACCTTGTGTTTTGTTCTGTCACTTTAATTAATGATCaacgtttattttttattttcttaggGTTGTTGTACAATTTTATGTAACTTGTTATTTGTTATAGTGTGTGTGTTAGATAACACTTCTTTCaaataatttgtgtttggttACCTTTCCTTAAAAGTATTTGTATGTGCGGGTTTGTTTGGTTTGTTATACAttcgaagtattttttttatgtcaTATTACTATAAAAGAAAACTATTAAATACTatgaattaataattttaatatataattaaaaaacacTTCCATCACTGAGTTTTCTCTCTTTCATAATCAACTAAGTTGGTTAAGAATTAGTCATTGGAAATGATCGACAGAGTTGGTTACTAGAGGTTATCATCAAAGTTGGTCACAAAAAATGTAGTAATTGGAGTTGGGCATCAAATGTGGTCATTGTAGTTGATCACCAAGGTGGACTTCATCAATCTATCTAGTTAAGTGATCGTCAAAAGTGGTTGCTGAAGTTGATTGCCAAAGGAGGTGACTGAAACAATGATTCCCATTATAATGAGGTGACAACAGTAATAAACGATAGTTGTTGCTTCGTTGTTGCTGGAGTGGTCACGAAGGGATGAAGTACATGGAAAACATTAAAAGAAGGAAAAGTTTTAAACATTGAgtagtaaataataatattgtatTAAAACGAGAGTAAAAATAACAATTATCCCTTATTACCTTAACACACACAAAAGAGATCTCTTTTGTAAATTGAAGTCAAGGAGCACcttaacaaaaatataaaaaaagttaaagttgAGATACTAGATTCTAGATCATTTTTTTCATATGGATTCTAGATTCTATAACGTATTCTTGGCCAAAGCAATTTTTGTGAGAAACTAAAAATTCTAGAATAGTATCTCAactttaaaaattgtttttgaacGTATTCTTTATAATAAAGTATGTCTTTGTTATACTTTAGAATATGttcaaaaacaatttttgtCTTGGCCAAAGCAATTCTCGCAACAAATTATTATGTTTGGCTATTTCTAGAgggaggaaaaagaaaacattccATTAATAACAATCTTACAAATGGTCTAAACAAAAGTATTTTGTGAGAAATCATCAGACTAAATACTTAACCAACAAATGCGGAAAGTACTTACAAAGAGCTTCGAACTTCTACAAATTTTGTAGCAGTTGAGACACTCATTTTCATATAAGATTTTTTTTCCGTTCAAATTAATTACTTTTCTTAACATTTCTGTTTGAATGGAATTCAAATTGAAGAACTCATTTTGTCTAAGCAATGCAACCTTTGAGACTTTTGACTTCTTTTAAATTCTCTACCTCTCAGCCATTTActaaactttgatgttcaacTCTTTAAACCCTTACCAAAGGTGgatttatctttttttatttatttatttatttatttattattattgaggAAGTAGAGGTAGTGTCACCGTCTTTGAATGTACCTATTTCATTAATTGTGTTATATTATATACTTAGGTAAATCATATACTACACATTCTTTACTCCAACCTTGAAAGTGTACTCTCAAAAAGAATCCTTGAAAGTGTCCTATTTGTTccaaaaaaaactaataataataataatccttCAAAGTGTAAATCAAAACATGCTCGCAAGAATCAAAGTGTGATCCCATAAATCTTCAAATATTTGTTTCAAGTATTTTGGAAATGATATAAGGTATCTAAAAATTATTCTCGTAAAATTAATTATCTAGCATCTTGACTCTCCCAAACATTAACTATCCTTAATCCATCACAGACATCTATCATACCATATATTTTAATGCCAAAAATTTAAAATcgaaatattttatatttatacccaaaaaaacaatatttgaCATAGAACCAATATCACAGACATATTGAAGAAGAAACCATGCGGTGGTACTCGCTCATTCCTTTTGCAGGAAATACAGTGATGACTCAACACTTATAATAAACAAAACCTAAATAAAGATTAAACATCTTCacttaataattaatatatataccTAAAAGATCTGAAAATTATCCACTTAGAAGAACCATGTCGTCACttgtatttaaagaaaaatgggAAAAAGAAATCTATAAGAGTTCACTCAATGTGTATAGAAGGCTTAAGATTCAATCAATTATAAGCTAATGTTTATTTCTTACATATTGAAGAAGAGAGCACAAGCCGAGGGTTAGATCAACAAAAGAATGAAGGGGTAAAACTTGTTGATAAATCAACAAATGTGAAGAAATACTATACAAAGAATGATACAAACTCTCAGATGCTAAAACTACTCTTTTCTTTGCTTCGCATTTCTGAGGTAAGGGATGATCATATACAGAAGGGTGGTTACATAAATAATACATCACCCGTAATCAAGCAAATCTATTATTGGGGGAAAAAGAACTTAGATAAGAATTAATACATGATACTCACATTAGATTAGGAGCTGTATTGGAAGTTAATGACTTGGTAGAACATAAAAATGCATCTGCAGAATCTACAGCTCTTTCGAGACCGACCAATGGTTTAAGTCTTCTCTCGACCTCCTTGCTTTGCAGATTAATCTCCTCCAGAACCATAGAAAATGCGACTTTGCAAGTATCCTCGTCCTGGAATGCTAGGATCCATCTCCCATCCACAAAAGGTTTTGCCTTTGACTTTAGTGGGGTACCATGTTTGGTAGGATCtagaaaaggtaaagttgatgGACGAATCCTCAAGTGCAGCCATCTTGAATGTTTTTCATCAATTCTAGGCTGGTTAAGAACAAAAAATTATGTTATTACTTGAGAATTCAAATTCATCCAAGATAGGCCAAGAATCAGTTTTTCGAAATTGAAAGTTCTTTCCATATTTATCTCTTACGAGTATTGTATGTTTCAATTTTGACCATACACACAAAGCATATTTAGATTACTGTTTGTTGTCAAATGGTGTCATGTAAAAGAAGTCTTACATTTGATCCAGCAAGAGGTGCAGCAACTCGAACAATTCCACAATTCAGTTTTGATGGCAGTTCTTCGGCAAGAATTATCCATCCGCAAGTTCCAATAGCAGTTCCAAGGAAGAAAAAGTGGCGCTCTTTACCCCTCTCAAAGGCAATTCTACAAGGCACTGCACCATCTACATAGCAACAACTAATGAAGGTTATTCACAAACTCACTGCAGCCTACGTGATTGAATTAAACAGAAACTATAATGTTAGAATCTAAAGTAAGCGATTCAAAGTTTAAAACTTACCAAGTCTCAACTCAGCACCTGGCTTAGGTCCTGAAGCATCTAGTCCAGCAACCTTTGCACGAGAGCAATCGGGAATTTCTGATGGAGGGTCAATACAGGGTTGATCTGACAAAGCCTTGCCAAGGGAAAATGACTGAAGTTGGTGTAGAAGAACAAATACCTTTAACGGAAAGAGGGGAAGATGCTGTTAAAAGAAGCTACATACAAATAGTAAATTGAAGaggaaaaaggaagagaaaaataaaaaataaaagccTGTGATCATATCCCACATCTGTTCGCTCTCTCAACTCAAATCACTCAGTTCATAGGGAAAATACATTTTAAGAAGGTAAcatatttttattgatttaaaaGGTAATTTAAATGTATCAACTGAAGCAATTAAAGTTAGGTGATTTCACCCgtccttttcctttttgtagTTTGTTAACTCTAATAATACACTTTCCTATTTTGCTGACGAGAGGGAAGGGGGGAAGAGAGATACCTTTACCAACTCAGACATTTTTTGACCAGCAGCAAATGATGATTCAGGTGGAACAGCATCTGCATGGAtaagaagttgaattaaattctTAGGGCAGTAGCATCAATCTCACCATACATTAAATTAACCACCCTTCTGACACAATAATAAGAACTAAATAAGGAGAGGGAAGAAAATCAATCACAACTATGAATCTTATAGCTATTTATCATTCTTACCAACGGCAGAAGCCTTTGCAGAGTGCAAGAGCATGGACTTCGGTTCTTTCCTTGGTGATGGGGCTTCAATTGCTGCAAAAAGGTTTAGTGGTTCAACACCCAGAAAACTCTTAATACACTACTTATCATCTAAAAAGCATCAATACTTTAGTCTGGCTAGAGTGTCCATGTCCGACACAGCCAATGTTGAAGACTTGGACACCCCGGTCCCTGACACTCACATCTGACACTTGAAAATACAACAAATGTGTTGAAAACTAGTTGtacaaaatcaatataaatcTAATTCAACCTTTGTTAGACATGTATTGAGCATTGTGAATGGTATTAGGGTGTTATTAGGGTATTAAGGGAATAAGTATATTAGTAATTAGCTAGGTAGTTTGTTATACTTATTGGTTATAAAATAGAGGTAGAGGGAAATGATGAGGAAAggtaatattttttaaagaagatGAAAGGCAATATTTTGGTGTGTGAAATAGAGTTTGAGGGTGATCTAAAGATTGGAAGGGtccaaatatttaaatatttgatagCATGGGGTTCCATCTCAAAGCCAATTAGCAATGCGAGAAGTAGCCCATCTCTTATAAGGAGAGTGAGTCTCCTTGGTTTTTCCAATGGGACTCAACACTGAATTAATTGGTTTATCTTGTAGTTTCATTACCTTTTATCTATCAATATATTTGGATTCTATCAATTTGTTGAGAACACTAAGCAAACACATAATAATATAAGACAAAAGTAATTATTTAGAGAATGAGATAAATTGAACTCATCTTTTAGTATACAAATGCttaaatttatatgataaaaattaaatactttttaaaacagTATTAATCTATGTGTGCaagaaatttcattaaatcCAATAACATTTTCACGATAGGGACTAAATTTATACTTAATGAAGCTAAGTATGAACTAAATCTTTACAAATTAAAGTTCGAAAAATAAATTGTTACTTTCATTTGAAGGACCCAACGTGTTTTTAACCCAAAAAGTAATATCACCAAGTTTGTGTTGTTTATATCCACctttgtatttgtatatatgcTCTTTAGCTTATCATTCATTAGATTACATTAAATACCTCTTTTGCACTTTTTCCACTCATCGGATAGAAGTATTATGAGGAAATCAGACCAAATCCCTCTAGCTTCCTGTAAGAGCTCAGTAGCCCAGTACTTATATGAATCCTATTAAATATCGAAGAGGAAAATATCAGAAAAAATAAGGTGAAACCTTTTCTTTTACAGACAACTTACAAGTAATAATCATGATGCATTTTCTTCAAGAAATAAATTACAGAAATAGAATGTGCTTACTTACTTTGAGCAATTTTAGATGATGACTGTTGAACTCTGCCTCACTATAAGGTAACAACTGCCGCAGAAGCCACCCGCCATCCCACAAAATCTCTGCAGATATATTTGAACGACAAAAGAGACTGACCAATGCATCTAGTACCTAAAACATAGCCAATAAAGGTGGATTAAGCCACTCACGTTCATAGTACAAGAATGGTTTCTCTATATGACTTGAACAAAATGATAACATTTCAGAAGTAGCCATAGCCATCTTCATTCATGTACCAACGAAATCATTTATCATTAATGGTAGATTCAATAGTCTGTTGTTTTCGGTTGGTTTTTGGTTCAGCTTATGTTAGAAACTTTTGTAATCAGACCTGTTTGATACTAATATACAAATATGTCGAGCAATGTTTCAGATCCAGATGAAATCAATATCCATTAGATAAAGAGAAGTACCTCAAACCTATGGGCACGAGGGCTTGCACCTGCTTTAAGAAAATATGAAATCCCATAATCCTGATAGTTAGAGATCAAGTCAGCAATCAGTAAGCAAGCGATCAAATGAAGCAGCATAACATTAAAAAGAGGCATCAAATGGTGGTAACATACTGGGTTAAGATTACATATTTGTCCTCAATGTAAGATAAAATGATATATAACCAGAGTTCAACTTCCGAAAAGCAACTAAGATATTATCTGAGCAGGCCTTTGAAAGCCTTTCAGTAACAGAATTCTATTAAGTAACATATGTCAACAATATgaagccaaagaaagatgaatGCCTTTCTTAATATTAGCatccttcttttccttttcccctctttctttagGAGGTGGAGTAGCTAGGAGAAGATTAACGGAAGCATGGGAAGACAAGAGTACCTTAAGCTTCTGCAGGTAACCATCAAGTTCAATATCGATACCACCCTTCACTGAGGTATTATCTGAAGAAAAGAGTTGCTCTTCGCCAGAATCTTCACCAACTAAGGCTTCCtgttaaatataatttacaaTTTGAGATATGTCCTGAATGGGTTTGTCAAAACGCAAGtacaaaggaaaagaaaacataatCTTAGGTTCTTAACAGATAGCAAGTACTAAAGTCTGCAAACATTATCAAATGTGACAGTAGCTGCATCAGGTAACAACAGTTACAAATGTGTCAGAAAGGAATAAAACCCAGTACAAATTTACACAGATCCAAAATTTTGAAACTTCATTCATACAAGCATTTGCCACCTATGGAGAAATTTTTATATGCAACCTTGTGGAAATCAAAGAGTCCCAGTAAGATGAATGTCCTAATATGGATCATGCTAAATGGAAACCTTAATACTTCAGAGATCTCACAATAGTTGTTCCCCAAGTAGACCCTTTTGCCATCAGTTTGACCTTTATGTTTGAATGATGGAAAATGTCTTAATCATGTTTTTTTCCTATGCCCTTGTCCTCAATGGTGCTAGTTTAATCCATTTCAATCATTCAGCCTCGATTGGGTATTTACAATCAGTTTAGATATACTTCAGATTTGGAAGAGGGGGTGTTATTATTTAAGATCGACTACAAAAAATCTTCTAAGAATGTGGATTGGGATTTTCTGCACATGGTGCTGGAGAAGAAGGGCTTTGATTATAAATGGAGAATATGGATGTGGGGTTGTAGGAGGAACGTGAGCTACTCTTTCCTCATAAATGGTAGTCTGACGGGTGGTGTGGTGGCTACAAGAGGCCTTAGGCAAGAAGACCCCCTTCTCCCCCTTCCTGTCGTGGATGTTATGAAAAAAACTGTTCCTTCCTGTCGTGGATGTTATGAAAAAAAACCGTTTAGGTGGGAGATCATTGAGAACCCCATTGATAATAGGGTCTGAAGATCGGGAATCCTAGGTTACGCAACAAAACCTTATTGGCTAAATGGTTGTGGAGCTTCTATTTCAAGCCCAATTCCCTTTGGCGTGAGATTATTGTTAGCAAATATGGCCTCATCCTTTCGTGTGGTTGGCTAAGGGTTCTAAAGGTACCTATCGGAATTTGTATAAGAATATTTCAAAAGAGTTCTCATTGATTTAGCTCATTGTGTGGTGGGGGAGGGAAGAGACTTACTTTTGGGAggtccttttttctttttttgattggGGATTTTATCCCCATAGGCTGCAAAGTTTACTTCATTGAAATTGACCAAATGCTTTAATCAACTGAAATGGATTATAAACTGATATAATCTTCAAATATCAATACTTGCAATTACAAGAAGCAAATGATATCCAATTAAATTTAAAGTCACTATTAAGTTATTTGTAAGTTTCTCTTGGTGAGCGATGATGGTGCTAAgagggtgtcaacctagttgagatgtggGTGCACCTCCTGATCCATAGCTTTATGCTTGTTGTTTCCATTatactttgagcattagtctcataTCATTATCTCAATTAAGAGCTTGTTTCttgttcaaaaaaaaattaaatttagaacaATGTCAAAAATCAAGTTCAGTGTGATAAGATGTAGCACTCAAAAACCAATGAATTGCTATATAAATCTAAGTATACGATGATCAACTTAAATGTGGAAATGAGAAGAAATAAATTTCCTTTTACCATATTGTCGATTATGTTAGTTCATGTGAGtcaagaaaacaaaattaaacccGACAAGAAAGCACCAACACATGTTATCCTATTGAAACAGAGACCAAAAATTGCAATATAGCGTATCATGGAAGAGTACCAATAAcaattttttatgttgttttcTTTGAGGAAGAATTCCGAGTGCATCCAGCATTGACTCATCCAGTTCTACAGAAAATTTGGGAGGCGTGATAAGAACAGAAAAATGGACTGAAGGAAGTTGAATAGCTGCACTGATCTGACCTTTAGTTTGCAAAAGTGTAGCCAGAACACTTAAAGCACCTAAGACTTGTACATCATCCCCAGTTGTAATATGAGACAGCAAAGCTCCCCTGCCAAAACATACATGATGGGTAGTTAGAAACACACTACTGACACAATTAAGTATTATTTGGACCAATATTCATTTAAGATGAATCTATATATTACAGAGTAGACCTGCCCCCCAATAAAGGGAAAGGAGaaaagcaaatatattgaaacaGACAATAGTTGAATTAGGAGTTTCGAACATTTGCAACAGCAACTTTAGAAAATAGAAATTGGAAGTTTCAGATTAGGACCTATCTACTGTGCACAAAAGAAATAGAGAAGATATAAAATCAGAAAATCTAATCAAGGGTCAAAAGCAGCTATTTATGAATAGCCCCAAGAAAATTATTATGCAACCATGTGCACAAAAGAAATTGAGAAGATATAAAATCAGAAAATCTAATCAAGGGTCAAAAGCAGCTATTTATGAATAGCCCCAAGAAAATTATTATGCAACCAAGTTACCGTGTAAGTCTTCAAGTATAAGAAGCATAGTAGCTACTTAATGTCTAACATACTGGCCATTCCATCTCGAATGAAACACTTTAATAAAGACGAATAATATAGCAAATAAATCAAATCTTCATTTAAAACTGATAAGGAAAACAAAAAACCATATGACAGGATGTGCATGATGCCAAGGCGTCTTTAGTAGGAAGTATTATGTCGAGAATTATATGAAGCATGCAAGTAAAGGATTTCGTCTAGTTTGATGGGTCGTCACTGTTGCATCCTTTATAAGGGTATAGCTGACAACTTTAACCACCTTCTCCTGAGGGTTGTCTATGCCGGTTCGGTTTGGGACTGCTTATTCACGGAGTTCAGTTTTCCGATAGTTCCGCCAAGAGAAGTCTGACTCAATGGTCGTTAAGTTCATTTCTCATCTGTCATTTCATGTAAAAGGTTGGTTTTTGTGGCTTGGAAGAGTTTGAGGTTCTGTGAGGCATTTGGTTATAGAGGAAAACGACAGTTTTTAGAGAATTAGAGAGGATCAAGGAGGCCTCTACACCCTTGTTAGGTTCCATATCTCTCTGGGGCCCGGTCATTTAGACAAATGTAATTATCTTTTATGTCTCGTTTTACTTGATTGGAGCCCTTTTGGTTTTAGGTTGGGTCCTTTTTGTTTGTCATTGAATTTTTCCTCTTGAAATAATTAGGGTACGTTTGAGTTGGGGTTTTAGGGGGAAAAGGGTTagaaaattgggccaaaccgtgtttggccaagggttatgataaattgagattagggttatcctaatccccaAATAACCCTACACAAATAACCCAATTCAAattctattattgttttttaaattactacaatcataaccttctcccaaacacatattattataacactactatcataatccctcCCCCAAACTCATACTATCATAATACTACATCTCATTTTTCTTCTCCCAGACACATACtaccataacactaccaataataatctTTCTCCCAAATACATATTATCATTACACTAGGATTATTATGATCCAAACGCACCCTTAGTATCAGAAACAATAGAAAacgaaagagagagaaacaaaTGTTGAATGTAAAAGACATAGTCGATAATTTATAGTTATTAGAACTTAGCTCCGAAAAGTACTCGACAAGAACCTACATGATATTTATACTTATATAACCATGCCAGAATTAATAGGTTAAAGAAACATCCTAAGAGGACGATACATCCTATGAggtgataaaaagaaaaatgaaaatgtcATACCCTAAAACAGTAGAAGTGgaggaaaaataaagaaaattgaaagcTCAATATTTGCAACCAAATTCTTTCGACAAGTAAAAAACACATTGTGATCTCAAATATCATATGTTGCAAAGTTCATGAAGCCAATGTCATAAGATGATTTTCTCTTAACTAATCATTTAAAGGAATAAGTTCAGTCGTACAAACCTCTTTTCCTGTTAAAAATTGAAATAGATGTTTGAATATTATTGaaaagcaataaacacgaaaccAGCTTACGTGAAAACCCGAGAACCGAGAGAAAAACCaagatgtttttagttttattattttctgatatgaatacaataggtacaaaaggagagaataaatagaataaaataggagagaaaggaaaatatctaggaaatatttaggaaataaaatcttatatattgttctttccaaaaataattctaataattctaacactccccctcaagttgggacgtaaatatcaatgaggcctaacttgctaacacaaaagtcgaagtttggtatgagaagccccttggtgaggACATCAACAACCTGTCGGCTCGAAgggatgtacggaatgcatatgttCCCACtatcaagtctttctttgatgaaatgccgatcaatctcaacatgtttagttctatcatgttgaattGGGTTGTTAGCGATACTAATAGCAGCTTTATTacaaaagagcttcaatggaGTCTCACATTCCTAATGAAGATCATACAAGACTTTTTGGAACCAAATTTCCTtacatattcccaaactcatagctctaTATTCGACCTCAGCATTGCTTCTGGCCACAAcattttgcttcttactcctccaagttacaagattgccccaaacaaaggtacaataaccggaggtagactttctgtcaacaACAGATCTTGCCAATttgagtcagtatatgcctcaatggtctttttgtctgtttttctaaacatcaaccctttaccaggtgcCGTTTTTAAGTATCTTAGAATTCTTTTGACAACTTCCATCTGTtcctcatagggagcctgcataaactggctgacagcACTAACAGCAAAGTaaatatcaggacgagtatgagataagtaaatcaatttacccacaaggcgctgatattgttctttatcaactggaacttgatcatcggagtttcctagtttacaattgaattcaataggagtgtcAGCGAGACGACATCCCAAtatacctgtctcggttagcagattaagggtgtattttctctgagacacggagatgccttctttagatatggccacctccattccaagaaaatatttcagattttccaaatccttgatttcaaattcattacccattctctgcttaagttgactgatttctgccTGATCATCTCCAGACAAAacgatgtcatccacataaactatcagaactgcaatcttccctgtctcggaaacatttgaaaataaagTGTGATCAGAGTGTCCCTGACTGTATCCTTGGAACTTGACGAAAGTAGTGAATCTGTCTAACCATGCTCTGGgtgactgtttcagaccatataaggATTTCTGGAGTTTACAAACCTGTTGACCACATTGGGCTTCAAAACCAGGCGGATGGCTCATGTAGACCTCCTCTACTAGATCTCCATTCAGAAAAGCATTTTTAACATCCAGCTGATATAGAGACCAATCTTTGTTTACAGCAACAGAAAGGAGTCTgacagtattcaacttagcaacaggagaaaaagtttctgaataatcaactccataggtctgagtaaatctttttgcaactaaccttgccttgtgtctgtcAAGAGTTCCATCTtctttgtatttgagagtgaatacccatttgcatcccacaagcttgtgtcccttgggtagggcacagatctcccaagtgttattcttttcaagagctttcatctcttccatgagaacattcttccattcagggcACTCTAAagcaatataaatatttttcggtattgtggtagagtcaaggctggCAGTAAAAGCTCTGAACTGTGGTGACAGATTCTCGTATGACACATAATTAGATATGGGGTGCTTTGTACAAGACCTAGTACCTTTTCTCAGTGCAATAGGAAGATCAAGAGAAGGATCATACTCATCATGTTTCCTTGTATGGCCCTGTTTAGCTTCATCattactggtttctattctaacaTCAATCTCATCACCAAAgtttttttcttccatattttcaagaacagcagcATCAGATCTatcattctcactcatcgtattattagtacaaggttctgtagggttttccataccttggtctcgaggaggttcgaagtcttggactggagccgacggttgactagtaggggacccgACTTCCTTTCTGAAATTCCTCCTGTAGTAtgttttccaaggaacttggtttgtaGGTAGGATTATAGGGTGAGGATCAATGTCAAACACGGTACTAGGAATAGGTTCGATAAATTCAAAGGTGCtattagactcttcactcacactctcccctgaagatggctaacaaGAAAATAGGATCGGTcctcacagaaagtaacatccatagtgacaaagtatttctTGGACGGTgagtgaaaacatttataaccacGCTGGTGAGGgagatacccaacaaacacacaagcctgagcccgaggggtaaatttggtctgattagggccaaaaCTATGGACATAAGTggtacacccaaacacacgaagaggaacctctgaaacaagacgagtagaggggtaggactccttaaggcattctattgattaaatgagctgctgtaagaatagcatctccccacatgtatgaaggaaaggaagtggaaagcataagggaaCGGGCTACTTCCAGAAGGTGACGATTTTTTCTCTCGgtcactccattttgttgaggagtgtaggcgcacgagttttggtgaacaatccccttagagactagaaat
It includes:
- the LOC103492441 gene encoding protein TRANSPARENT TESTA 9 isoform X4, translated to MWFSFWRSRDRFSLEELRYLTDQLQKIQIVNEVNKDFVIEALRSISELITYGDQHDASFFEFFMEKQIMGEFVRILKISRAATVSLQLLQTMSIIIQNLKSEHAIYYLFSTEHMNKLITYAFDFRNDELLSYYISFLRAISGKLNKNTISLLVKTQNDKVVSFPMYVEAIQFAFHEENMIRTAVRALTLNVYHVGDDYVNRFITSPPHADYFSNLVTFFRKQCIDLNDLVTETMRSAEPSTSTILAAVDEIEDNLYYISDVISAGIPDVGRLITDNILRHLIFPLLLPSLRIEVVNGFQIGAVTSLYLLCCILRIVKIKDLANTISAAFFCPLDAFSPQPEEGLNGNMTRLCCESRSQSSGSDGIVRQPLDAESLIKEVSDSSAPKTELKDVTVKNGCPGSRLELRGALLSHITTGDDVQVLGALSVLATLLQTKGQISAAIQLPSVHFSVLITPPKFSVELDESMLDALGILPQRKQHKKLLLEALVGEDSGEEQLFSSDNTSVKGGIDIELDGYLQKLKDYGISYFLKAGASPRAHRFEVLDALVSLFCRSNISAEILWDGGWLLRQLLPYSEAEFNSHHLKLLKDSYKYWATELLQEARGIWSDFLIILLSDEWKKCKRAIEAPSPRKEPKSMLLHSAKASAVDAVPPESSFAAGQKMSELVKVFVLLHQLQSFSLGKALSDQPCIDPPSEIPDCSRAKVAGLDASGPKPGAELRLDGAVPCRIAFERGKERHFFFLGTAIGTCGWIILAEELPSKLNCGIVRVAAPLAGSNPRIDEKHSRWLHLRIRPSTLPFLDPTKHGTPLKSKAKPFVDGRWILAFQDEDTCKVAFSMVLEEINLQSKEVERRLKPLVGLERAVDSADAFLCSTKSLTSNTAPNLM